The following is a genomic window from Sporosarcina jeotgali.
GGGGAGTGCTTTGTAGCTGAGCTTGAACAGCGGACTGTAGGTGCTTATGTATTGTTACAAACTCGCAATGGGAATGCGGAGCTTATGAATGTGGCGGTTGCAGAAGATTTGCAGGGAAAAGGCATAGGTAAAAGATTAGTGCTGGATGCGATTCAAGTTGCTAAAAACCATAGAAACACGGCCATTCATGTTGCAACAGGCAATTCAAGCATTGGGCAGTTAGCACTTTATCAGAAGTGCGGTTTCCGGATAGTTGGTGTAGATCAAGATCATTTTGTTATTCATTATCCGGATGCCATCTTTGAAAATGGCATTCAGTGCAGGGATCGTATCAGATTAGCTATGAAGTTGGAGGAATTGTGATCAGAAAAGTTGCAACTGGAATCCTGACTAAAGCGAGGGAATTGCATGGCCAGAGATGAAAAAGACCTCAAGGTATGTAAACAAGGACATCGATATTCTAAGAAAAGTGACTGTCCAGCTTGTCCGATTTGTGAAAAAGAAAGGAAACCTGAAAGAGAATTTCTTTCTAGACTTTCAGCACCTGCAAGACGTGCATTGGAGAATAATGAGATTTATTCACTGGAAATTCTTGCTGCGTATACAGAGAAAGAACTTTTACAGTTTCATGGACTAGGTCCTTCTTCGATTCCCAAACTGCAGACAGCGCTTAAAGAACAAGGGATGAGTTTTAGGATTTAGTGATTCATTCTTTTAACTCTTGCTGCCGGAAGTATTGAACCAGCGCTTTCTTTTTAACGTTCATTATTCGGGAAAGCTGAATTAAACAGGAGGCACACCCATATGAAAAAACAACTATTCCTGCTGATACCTTTAATCTTTGTATTATGCGGGTGTACTGAGATTAAAGGGAATACGAATACTATCTCAGTGGCGGATGTAACGGATCGTGAACAAGCTATCCTTCATATGAATACCGATCACGCTTTTATGTTTGACTACAACGTGAGTGACGAATATAAGGAAGCAACAGTTTGGGTGGAAAAGTATGAAGCAGGGAAATTGGCCGATCATCCAGTTTCCTCAATTAGTACATCTGCAAAAACAGAGGGGACGATTATTTTCTCAATACAAAGACCCATTCAAGAATTTAACAAAACAGTTTTAAATTTATCGATTGGTGATAAAGAGGGCAGTGGCTCAGTACAGAATATCGATGTACAACCAGAAGATTTTAATAAAATGGGGGCTATCTCCAGTACATTTTCCGGAGATGCAAAATCCGTAGAAGATGAAAACGTACTTGCAACTATCTGTTATTCTAAGGAAAACGAGATGGGTACAATAACTTCTGCGTTTTATGATGAACCCGAAGCTCATTTGGATGAGTTAGCGGACTATGATCTTGTTTATGTGTTGAAATCACATTTTAAAAAATGAGTATTGTGTGAGGCAGAGGGAGAATGCTGATTATCTCCGTAAGTCCTGGGAGTCGATTTCAAAAAATATTGCAGTGAAATTTCGTCATTGATACAAAAAATTAAGTATGTTTAGAAGGTGGATTTAAATGGATTATGAACTTGACCATATCGGCATTGCCGTTAGAAGTATTGAAGAAGCGCTCCCGTTTTATCTAGATGTTCTGAAGGGATCACTGGAAGATCGGTACACGAGTGATGTACCTGGAGTTGAAGTGCATGTTGCGGTTGTTCAAACAAACGGACAAACCATTGAATTGCTGGAACCGACCAATCGAAATTCACCAATTGCAAGATTTATTAGGCAAAAAGGGAAAGGTGTTCATCATGTCGCATATCGAGTGGACGATTTAGACAAAGCAATTTTGGACGCTGGGGAAAAGGGGATTCGTTTTCTTGAAGACACATTACGAACGAATGCAAGAGGACGCCGTCTAATCTATCTCAACCCTGCTTCTACAGAGGGGACATTGTTTGAGCTTTGCAGCTATCCTCAAGACTAATTCAATAATTCTCCCATTAAAAAAACAGAGATATATGATCTCTGTTTTTTGTATTTATTACGGCTGTCAATCTTTATTATTGAACTGTTATTCGTCCATTATCCGATCTTAACCGAATTTTATGATCACCTGTACCAAATACTGTCCTTGAATTGTTTTCTCCGAATACGTCAACTTTTCCATGGGCAGTTTTCGTTTGAATGGAGACATTTCCAGGCTTTTCTTCAGTTTGTATCAAGATGCTGCCGTTGTCTGTTTGCATATCTATGTTACGGTCGAGACTGTTGGTTAGCAATGTAATTCGTCCATTGTCCGTTTCGCCGACGATGTTTCCGTTTACATGAGCCAGCTCGATTCGTCCGTTATCCGTTTCAACTGCAATTCCATCTGCTTCCACATGGCGCATTTCGATCCGTCCATTATCAGTTTTTGCAATAATCCTGTCTGATTGCGTATTTGTTACTTCAATGCGTCCATTATCCGTTTTGGATTCCAGTACTCGAGTGGCAACCTCGCTTAACTGAATCCGCCCGTTGTCGGAATTGACGCGAAGCGATTGACTGAGCAACTTTTCTGCGCAGATACGTCCGTTATCGGTTTTAAGCGAAATCTCATCGTACAGTTTCTTCGGGATCGAAACTTTCAAGATAACACTTTTCATTGAAAAACTAAACATCATGAATCGCGGGCGAAGACTCTTCAGCTTAACAACTAGTGCATTCCCTTTAACTTCGGCAGACAGTTTTAATTTATCGTTGCTGCCTGTCAATTCTACCGTTGTAACGTGGTCTTCTGAAGGAAATAGAAGCAGCGCCCCGTGTTGAACATCAATGGCAATGTCTTTGAAACTGTCATCAGTGATTGTGATGATTTCGGTAGAAGCATTGGGTTGAACGACTTCTGCAGGTTCAGGATAAGAAGCGACAAGTTCATTGGCTATTGAGCCTGGAGATCCTAGTGATACGGCGATTTCATCATCTGATTTACCGTCTTCGCGACCGTCTACGAAGTATTCCCGAATATCTTGAACAATGTCCTGCTGTTCTTCTAATGGAAGCCGGCTTAGTAAGCTCTCAAGTTCTGCAATGTATTGGTTTTCAGTCATGTTTAATACCCTCCTCGATAAGTGTGTTCACGCCTTGTGAAAAATGCTTCCATTCCTCTAATTGTTCATGAAGGTAATCGCGTCCCGTGTCCGTCAACTTGTAGTATTTACGAGGCGGACCTTCTGTGGATTCTTTTAAATAGGTCGTGAAATACCCTTCTTTTGTTAATCGGCGTAAAAGAGGATAGACAGAGCCTTCTGAGATGGCAATTTGATCCGAAATCTTTTGCACCAGTTCGTAGCCATATCGATCTTGTTTGTCTAGAAGGACTAACACGCAAAGGTTCAAAACACCTTTCTTAAACTGGATGTTCACATTAATATACTCCTTTCACTACTGTTTAATGAATAGTACTGGCTCAAATAAAGTACCATTAGTTATACATTATCACTCAGTAGTGTTCATTGCAAGGTACTGTGAATAAATATTTTTGAATTGATTCTTGTATCCTGTTCGATATCTTCATAAAAATGTGAAACATTATGTAATTCTTAATCGTAAAGAAGAGATACTTTACTAATAGAATTATAGAAATGAGGGTTTCCATGACAAGCATTAGTTCGTCTGGGTTTGTATTCGTTGGATTCGTTGTTTTATCCTTTATCCTGCTGTATTTCTTAAAAAAAATAATTCCAAGTTTTAAAGTGTCAGTAACTTTTTTCTTAAATGCACTTATTTCATTTGTAATTACCCATATGTCAGGAATAGGGTACATTGTTTTTCTTTATTGGGCACTCAGCATCTTCTTTGCTGTACTTGGAACCGCCGCGCTGGTAGTTGAAATAATCCTGGCTGTTCTGGATAGGAAAGGCATCAGCAACCATGATGAAGGTGTTTGAAAATAGGAGAAAAGGATAAGTCACATTGGCATGATAACCAATGCAACTTATCCTGTTTTTAAATTAGCAATCGTTTTTGTGATGATGATGATGATTGTCGTTGTTATTAGATACATAAGAAGCACCAATGATGATTAATAGAATGAATAGAACAACTAATAACGCAAAACCGCCTCCATTGCCTTGACGTCTGCAATTTCCACCTTGAGGACCGTAACCGCCGTATCCGCCATAGCCACAAGGATCACATCCATAACCCATAGTTCTCACCTCCCTAAACATTAAACTTTTAAAAGTAGTCATAAGCAGTTCGAGTAAATGGTGATTCAGATCCGCTCATCCCACCTCCACGTTGCCTATGTTGTTAGAGTATGCGGTCTGCACAACTGTGACAGGGACATTCACACAATTGATGTACTTTGGGTGTTGTCCCCTTCGATAGAGACTATGCGTTCATATACTGATAGAGGGTGACCTAGAGGGGAGGGTGAGAAATGGCGAAGGAAAATATGCAGCAAATGTGCAACCGTCATCGTGGGAAAGCGGTTGTAATTCGAACGAAAGACGGAAGAGAGTATCGAGGAATTATCCAGCACGTCGATAATCGTCAGGTGTATCTGCAGCCGATGAATGGCGGCCGGAACTTAGGAGGATTTGGCTACGGTTATGGAGGTTATGGATATAGAGGAAGAGGGTTTGGTTTGGGAATTGCGTTAGGGGCAATTGCAACGCTTGCGATAATCCCATTCTTTTTTTGGTGAATTGTTAGGATGTAATAAGGAGAAGAGCTCCCAATCGAGACGGGCGCTCTTCTCCTGTTTTTTAGAAGTTAGTTATTCTACTGTAAGTCCAGCGATAACCTCTGCACTTTCTTCTAATAAGTCAATCATGGCTGTGTTATGAGAAGTTGCATATTTTTGAACTAAGTAATACCCTGCACAATATCCAGCCATTTTAGGAAGCCCTTTCCATCCATATAAGAATTGGTTGTGTCTGGCGTGCGATTTTTTCAATTTTCTTTCCGGTAAGATAATCTCTTTCCAAATCGTTTCAAGCTTTTGCTTGGAATAGAGTTTTGTCCATGAAGAAGTGAAAGCCTCACCGAGCCGTTCGAGTACTGCATGCTCCGCCAACCCTTCAAGAATTATAGAATCGAGTAATGTGAACGCTTTTTCGTCTTTTTTAGTATGCCAGATCCTGCAGACATGGTTGTATTCATGGATGAATAACGCTTTCAGTTCGTTCATCGCAATCGTTTCAGGTATAAAGAGAATGAGTTTGTCTGAAAATGCCAAACCTGCTTTCCCTTTCGTTTCCCGCATTAGCTTCTTATCATTCGTATTGGATGGCAAAATGATTATGGGAACATCGGGACCGGCCCATTTCTTTTGAAGTGCCTGCTGTTCCTTCTCTACTATTGTCCAAATGTCGTTGCTGATCATGGTTTCGACAAGAGAAGATGGACTTTTGACGGCCTTGTAATACATTCCGTGCAACCGAAAGTAGTCAAAAATTTCACCTTCAGAAATTCCAGGGAAGAATAATTGGAGTTTTTTACATAACTTTAAGGGGTCCTGATAAAAGTCAAGTAACCACTCATTTGTTTTAATGACAGGCATTGGAGCCCTCCTCCTATACCTAACATATGCAGTTGTTGATGAAAAAGCCTTATTCCTTCTTTAATCGTATACGGAAGTTGGTCTTCATTTTTGAAAAGTGTTGCATATCTATAACAGGAGAGGAAGTGTGACTGTTTGCAGAAGAATTACTTAGACTGTTTAGCGGTATTTGGTGTAGGGGGCGCTCATCCAGGAGGTCTGCAGCTTACTAAAACCATGTTAGCCGATGAAGAGTTCGACGGAAACATAGTTGTGTTGGACGCTGGCTGCGGGACTGGGCAAACAGCTGAGTACCTTGCAAAAAATAATGACTGTAAAATCCTGGCGGTAGACAATAACCCTTTAATGATTGAAAAAGCGGTTAAACGGTTAGCTAGGTTGAACAAAAATATTTGGACTGAAATTGCTGATATAGAGAGCCTCGCTTATGAAAATGATTTGATAGATGTTGTTCTTTCCGAATCTGTCATTGCTTTTACAACACCTGCCATCAGTATTCCAGAGCTGTCTAGGGTTTTGAAAAAAGGCGGACGACTTTTTGCAATTGAAATGGTACTTGAGCAACCAGTAAGTGATGAAGAAAAAGAGATAATAATGGAGTTTTATGGCATGGAGCAACTCTGGACTGAGAGTGAATGGGAGAACGCATTTTTACAAGCCGGTTTGCGTGTTCAATCAATAGAACGGCCAAGATTAGAAAACACTGTTAATCATGAAAGCGCAAGCGACTTTTTGCTATCGGATTCGATAGATGAAGCATATTATGACATGTTGGATAAACACTTAATTGTAACGGAAAATTATAAGAGCCAACTGGGTTTTCGTATTTTTAAATGCACGAAGTAAGCAGAGGGAGTGGAATCATGGAGATCCGGATGGCTACAGAGAAGGAAACGTTAGAGATATTGAGTCATTGGAGAGCCGTGCTTTCGGAAGCGACAGCAGGTTACTTAGAGACGATTCAGACAAGAGAACTTACTCCACTAGCGCCATTTTTTTATCATGAGTTCGATTATATGGTCTATGTCACGGAGGGTATAGTCCGTGGCTGGGTTGGAATAGGGGAGATTCGTGAAGTCTATATGCAAGAATCGAAAGGGTTCATATCCGAACTATATGTACTCCCTGAGTTTCGAAATCAGGGGATAGGCAGAAAACTTTGTCTGGAAGCTATTAATAAGTTTAATGATGCAAAATACCGCTCTGTTCAATTAAATGTGTTTAAAGGAAATGACTCTAGGAACCTATACGAGAAATTAGGGTTTACTGAAGTGAGCAGTCTTATGGAGCTTGAACTGGACGAGTAAATTTCTTCATTAGCATCGTGTAATAGTGTGGGAGAAATAGAATCTTTCCTTAAACGCAGTTTGAATAGTAGCAGGTGCCATGGAGATTGCTGTTTTAATCCATTGGCACCTTATTAAATAAAGGAATAAGTACTCTGCATAACGAATGAAAAGTTAAGAAATCTTTTAGTGAAAGTTCATCTGCATCAGAGCAGGTGCAGACATTTTGGGGAGGGAAAATTATGATTCAAAAATTGGGTCAAGTTATGGTGTACGTTTCGGATCAGGAGATGGTTAAGAAATTTTGGGTTGAGGATATCGGATTTAGTGTCATTTCAGAGGAAGACAATGGCCAAGGGATGCGCTGGATTGAAATCGCGCCATCGGATGATTCAGAAACTAGTATGATTCTTCACGATAAAGAGCTTATATCGCAGATGCAGCCTGAACTAAATGTCGGCACACCTTCGCTAATGTTTGTGACGGACAAGTTAGATGAACTTTATGAAAAACTTTCGACAAAGCAGTTGACTATTGGAGAGTTGGTCAGCATGCCGTCAGGAAGAGTTTTTAACTTTGCCGATCCGGAAGGGAATTACTTTGCGGTAATGGAGAAAGACATCTAAACAGGTGGAATAAAATTTTATTTATATGAAATGAAGTGCTATTCTTTGGGGAAAGCTTCCCTTTCCTAACGTATTAAGAGGGTACCGCAGAAGAAGCAATGATCTTTATACGTCACTGCTGAATGATTCAGGATTTAGCACTATTAACCGAGATGAATATGTGAAGAAATACGACTGAAAGACTTTGATTGACTATGGATTTCTTGCAATTCAATCATCGGCGTGTTAAAATTAATTCAACTATTTTGAACGGAGGTGAAAAGAATGAAAAAGACAGTCGCGCTGACAGGTGTTCAATTAGATACAGCTATGTATTTTGCACGTGTCATTACTTTCGATTTTTTGGAGAACGGGATACGTATGTCCATTTTTACAAAACCAAAAAATCAAAGCGCAACTGATTAACGTCATTCTTTTCACGAAAAGACTGCTTGTTAATAGGCGGTCTTTTTTGTTTGCCTGAAATCAGTGCGCTCCTGGAGGCACTTAATATGCATATAAAAGCGGAAAATCTTACGAAGTCCTATGGCGGAACAGCCATACTGGAAAAGTTGACTGTGGAAGTAAAATCTGGTGAGCATGTCGCACTGGTTGGACGTAATGGGTGTGGGAAAACAACCCTGTTACGCCTACTCGGACGCGCCGAATCTCCTGACGCAGGTCGTATTATCCAAGCAAAGGACAGTAAAGTTGGGTATTTGCATCAGATTCCGTCTTATCCGGATTACGTTGTCAAAGACGTTTTGTTTGAAGCATTTAGCGAACTGATTGAAATTGAACGTCGTATGAAAGAACTTGAATTGAAAATGGCAACTGACAATTCCGAACGGATCCTGCTCAGTTATGGAGAACTGCAAGAAACGTTCCTGGAACTAGGCGGGTATGAAATGGAATCGAAGCTAACGAGTATTTCAAATGGATTGGGAATTACTCGCTTTTTCCAGCAAAAGTTTGACGCGCTAAGCGGCGGTGAAAAAACAAAAGTGATGCTGGGTCAAATCTTACTGAAAAATCCAGACATCCTTCTCCTGGATGAACCGACAAATCATCTCGATCTATCTGCCGTTGAATGGCTTGAGCAACATATTCAACAATTTCCAGGAACTGTAGTACTCGTTTCTCATGACCGTCAATTCATGAACCAAGTTGCGGGGAAAGTAATTGAATTAGAAGACGGACAATGCTGGGTGAGCCACGGAAATTACGACTCATTTCTAGTGAATAAAGAAGCTAAATTAGAACAGCAGTTTTCTGAGTATAAAGAACAGCAAAAGAAAATCAAGAAGATTAAGGAAGCTATACGTCGTTTGCGTCAATGGGCAAACGAAGCCTCCCCTCCGAATCCAGATCTATTCCGCAAAGCAAAATCTATGGAGAAAATGCTTGCGAGAATAGAAATGGTCAAAAAGCCGAAAACTGAAAAAGCGATGCGGCTTCGGTTAGAAGCGAGCGAACGCAGCGGGAAAGAAGTGGTGCTGATTGAAAAGGTAAGTCATCAGTATTCATCAGGACACCCTCCGATTTTTTCTGACATCTCCATGAATGTTTTCTGGAAAGATCGATTGGCGATAGTCGGAAATAACGGTACAGGAAAATCTACACTTTTGAAGTTGATCATGAACCAAATTGCGCCGTCTGAAGGACGAATTCATATAGGAAGCAATGTTACAATCGGATACTTAGCGCAACAATTCGATACGCTAAACGTTGAATTGCGTCTGATCGATGCTTTTCGCGAAGAGATAACGATGACAGAAGCGGATGCCAGACATGTCCTTGCACAATTTTTGTTTTATGGTCATGATGTCTTTAAGAAAGTGAAAGATTTAAGCGGCGGCGAGAAGATGCGACTTCGCCTCGCACAGCTGATGCAGCAGAATATTAATTTGCTCCTGCTGGACGAACCAACGAATCATCTGGACATTGAGAGTCGGGAAGTACTGGAAGAAACACTGGAACATTTTGAGGGTACAATTATTGCGGTGAGTCATGATCGCTATTTCCTGCAGAAGCTATTTAATAAGATTGCTTGGATTGATCAAAAGCAAATTACCGTTCACGATGGTGATTACGAGTTTGCTCAGCGCAAGCATGTTGAGTGTTAAGTAAGGGAGGGTGTTATGAAACGGATTCTAGTAATAGGAGTTTCTGCTGGTGCTGGAAAGTCGACATTTTCCAGTTGCTTGGGAGAAAAGCTCAACTATCCAGTCACTCATTTGGACAGTTTGTATTTTAGTCCTGGTTGGAATGAAGTTAGCGAGGAAGTGTTTGTGCAGCGTCAAAGAATTGCGACAGCTGAATCTTCTTGGGTTATAGAAGGCAACTATTCTAGAACATTGTCAGTTAGGGATGTACGTGCTGATACAGTTGTTTATTTGGAACTTCCTCTTTATCTGTGCTTAGTTCGTGTGTTTAAACGGCGAATTAGATATCATGGCCAAACGAGACCGGATATGGGAAAGGGATGTCATGAAAAATTAGACTGGGCATTCCTCAAGTATATCCTGACAACCTATCGGCGTAGGAAGATAGAGATGCGCAATCGGATGGAGCGATATGCAGATGATGGGAAAAAGGTGTTTGTTCTGCAATCTCGAAGACAAATAAAGGACTTTCTTGATATCAAATTAGACGAACTGCATTAGCAGTTCGTTTTAATTGTATTCTATTTGGATTAAAAGTATTATTATCCTGAATTAAGAGTAATTGTTTTTAGATAATAGGGGGTTCTAGTAATGGAGTTAAAAGGCATCCATCACGTTTCGGCTATCACTGCAAACGCAGCTGGAAATTTACACTTTTACACAGATATCATGGGAATGCGACTTGTGAAAAAGACTGTCAATCAGGATGCACCTTCGATGTATCATTTGTTTTACGCTGATGAAGCAGGGAATCCGGGCACGGAGTTAACTTTTTTTGAAATCCCGCACGCAGGTGCTACTCGTCCAGGTACGAATAGTATTTCGTTGACATCGTTAAGAGTGGCGTCAGACGAGGCACTATACTTTTGGAAAGAGCGATTTAAAAAGTATGGGGTGGATCAAGAAGAAATTACGGAACGAGTGGGACGTAAAACAATTCGATTTACAGATGCTGAAGGACAGCGGCTGATGCTCGTTTCGGATGAGAAAAATGCGGGAGTAGAAGGCGGAACACCACGATTTCACAAGGAAGTCCCAAAAGAATTCGGGATAATCGGACTTGGTCCTGTGACGCTGACTGTTGCAAATGGCGAATTGACTAGAAAGTTAATAGAAGAAGTTTTGAAATTTAGTCCAGCAGCTACTTACCCTTCTGAAGTGGATGGCCAGCGTGAGGTGGTCGTTTATTCGACAGGAGAAGGCGGAACAGGTGCGGAACTTATTCTTGAGGAACGCACAGATTTAGCGACTGAACGGCTTGGACGTGGAAGTGTTCACCATGTTGCGCTTCGTGCAGCGGACCAGAAAGAACTTTCAAACTGGATTGAACGGCTCACGGAAATGAAAGTTCCGCATTCAGGTTTTATTGATAGATTCTATTTCCGCTCTGTTTATATTAAAGATCCGAATGGGTTAACAATTGAACTCGCAACGGACGGACCGGGATTTGATGCCGATGAGCCGTTTGAAACGATGGGGGAGTCCTTAGCGCTGCCGCCATTTTTGGAACCGCGGCGCGAGGAAATTGAAAGACGGCTTAAGCCGCTGGGTGGCGGGAATTAATATGAAACATGTTTTATGTTTATGATCATAATGCTGGGTTTATGAGCGGAAATCTGTGTTTATGATCACAATGCTGGGTTTATGAGCGGAAATTTGTGTTTATGATCACAATGCTGGGTTTATGAGCGGAATCCGCGGTTTATGATCACAATGCTGAGCTTATGAGCGGAATCAAATCTTTATGGTCACCACTACATCCAAACCAACAAAAAAGAGCAGCCGCGGCTGCTCTTTTTCATGTTGTCTCTTTTAAGATTTCATCCACCGTTGCGTTTACTTCATCGCGTTTCATCTTTTCTTCGCCTTTTTCAAGTGCAGACAATGTCTTTTTCGCGAGTGCTAGTGGGATTTTGCAGAATAGTGTTATGTTTTTTGTTTCGATCTGCTTCATATAGTCATCCGCCATATCTAAATTTTCTCTGGCGTAGCCAAACAAATCATCGCGCGTCCAGCCTTCAGGTAAGAAGCGGACGCCTCGTTCTGCGTCTTCATCTTGATTGCGTAACATATTGACCGCCTGCAATCCACGGCCATAGCCGATTGCTAATTCGCGATCAGTTTTTGTCCCATTGTATTGCTCCCAAATATCAGAAAGCATGACACCGACGAGTCCTGCTACATAGTACGTATACTCATCCAAGTCTTCTTTTGTTTCGATTTGGAAGTCTTTTTCAACCCACTTCGCCATGCCATCCGCCATAATTGCAGTCACATTGCGCACGTTTTCATACAGTTCCGATGGACATACTGCAAGCCAGTCAGCTAGACGAAGTGTCACTTCAGGAAGCTGCCCTTCAACTGGTTTCAAAAGTGCCGCATACTCTTCTTGGTTAAATCCATTCCGAAGCAAATCGGCTGTAGCCCGGAGTAATGCAGTCTTTTTTACAGGATCCAGTTGTTCGTGATCTTCAATTTCATCGATTGCACGTAAGCAAAGGTAAGCAGAACCGACTGTTTTACGCAGTGTCGAGTTCAATAATTTAATGGGTATGTAAAATGTGCGGCTCGTTTCTTTTAAAACGCGCATCGCATCCTTTTGTAAGGCAGCTTCATTCATGTCAAAATCCTTCTTTCCATAATACGATGTAGTAGACTCTATTGTTTCTATCATACCGCTTACGCACTGTCTTTTCCATTGAAAGCCTCTTGAATGCTTGGCGCAAGCTAAACGGGAACTTATGCTTGTAAGGAGGTAGAATATTATGTCTGCAGTGTATAAAACGGATTTTGTTAGATTTGAAGAACTATTCTGGAATGTGACGCGGGAAATGGGCAAGATGTGGAAGGAAGTTTTCGAAGAGCATCTGCCAGGTTCACAGTCTTATCTGGTATTTACATTAGCGCGAAAAGGTCCTCTGAAAAGGTCGGAGCTCGCACAAATTCTAGGATTGACTGCCGGTGCCGTGACAGTTGCGTCTGATAAATTGATTGCCCATGGATATGTCACTCGTCTTCGTGATGAATCTGACCGGCGCATTGTACACCTTGCAATTACTGAAGATGGCAGGGAAATGCTGCAGCATTTGTGAGCAGTAGGAAGAACAAAAATGACAGAAGCCTTCATTCATCTTAATGATGGCCAATTGCCGATGCTGATTGAGGTCTTTGAACAAGCAGCTGTCAATATATCCATTATGAAAGGAAACGAGCAATGAACCATTTAATTGCGAAATAAAAAGTGACGATTATGATTGGTATCATGAGTACGATGTTTTTTCGCTAGCAACCAAACGATTATCGGTGTCGCCATGCCTCAAATCATTTCGCGACTTGGCGGCATGGGTTATTACACGTGGGTAATTACAATTTACTTACTGACAATGGCTGTTGCAACAATCCTCGTTGGGAAACGTTCTGATATTTACGGTAGAAAACCGTTTCTGCTTGCGGGTATCGGAATTTTCATGGTCGGGGCATTCCTGTCCGGATTCTCTTCAACAATTTTCCAACGTATTGTTTTCAGGGGGATTACTGGCATCGGCGGCGGTGTCATCATACCTACTGCTTTTACCGCAGTCGGAGA
Proteins encoded in this region:
- a CDS encoding PadR family transcriptional regulator; this encodes MNIQFKKGVLNLCVLVLLDKQDRYGYELVQKISDQIAISEGSVYPLLRRLTKEGYFTTYLKESTEGPPRKYYKLTDTGRDYLHEQLEEWKHFSQGVNTLIEEGIKHD
- a CDS encoding DUF4097 family beta strand repeat-containing protein yields the protein MTENQYIAELESLLSRLPLEEQQDIVQDIREYFVDGREDGKSDDEIAVSLGSPGSIANELVASYPEPAEVVQPNASTEIITITDDSFKDIAIDVQHGALLLFPSEDHVTTVELTGSNDKLKLSAEVKGNALVVKLKSLRPRFMMFSFSMKSVILKVSIPKKLYDEISLKTDNGRICAEKLLSQSLRVNSDNGRIQLSEVATRVLESKTDNGRIEVTNTQSDRIIAKTDNGRIEMRHVEADGIAVETDNGRIELAHVNGNIVGETDNGRITLLTNSLDRNIDMQTDNGSILIQTEEKPGNVSIQTKTAHGKVDVFGENNSRTVFGTGDHKIRLRSDNGRITVQ
- a CDS encoding class I SAM-dependent methyltransferase, whose protein sequence is MQKNYLDCLAVFGVGGAHPGGLQLTKTMLADEEFDGNIVVLDAGCGTGQTAEYLAKNNDCKILAVDNNPLMIEKAVKRLARLNKNIWTEIADIESLAYENDLIDVVLSESVIAFTTPAISIPELSRVLKKGGRLFAIEMVLEQPVSDEEKEIIMEFYGMEQLWTESEWENAFLQAGLRVQSIERPRLENTVNHESASDFLLSDSIDEAYYDMLDKHLIVTENYKSQLGFRIFKCTK
- the abc-f gene encoding ribosomal protection-like ABC-F family protein; the encoded protein is MHIKAENLTKSYGGTAILEKLTVEVKSGEHVALVGRNGCGKTTLLRLLGRAESPDAGRIIQAKDSKVGYLHQIPSYPDYVVKDVLFEAFSELIEIERRMKELELKMATDNSERILLSYGELQETFLELGGYEMESKLTSISNGLGITRFFQQKFDALSGGEKTKVMLGQILLKNPDILLLDEPTNHLDLSAVEWLEQHIQQFPGTVVLVSHDRQFMNQVAGKVIELEDGQCWVSHGNYDSFLVNKEAKLEQQFSEYKEQQKKIKKIKEAIRRLRQWANEASPPNPDLFRKAKSMEKMLARIEMVKKPKTEKAMRLRLEASERSGKEVVLIEKVSHQYSSGHPPIFSDISMNVFWKDRLAIVGNNGTGKSTLLKLIMNQIAPSEGRIHIGSNVTIGYLAQQFDTLNVELRLIDAFREEITMTEADARHVLAQFLFYGHDVFKKVKDLSGGEKMRLRLAQLMQQNINLLLLDEPTNHLDIESREVLEETLEHFEGTIIAVSHDRYFLQKLFNKIAWIDQKQITVHDGDYEFAQRKHVEC
- a CDS encoding VOC family protein — translated: MIQKLGQVMVYVSDQEMVKKFWVEDIGFSVISEEDNGQGMRWIEIAPSDDSETSMILHDKELISQMQPELNVGTPSLMFVTDKLDELYEKLSTKQLTIGELVSMPSGRVFNFADPEGNYFAVMEKDI
- a CDS encoding DUF2268 domain-containing protein — protein: MPVIKTNEWLLDFYQDPLKLCKKLQLFFPGISEGEIFDYFRLHGMYYKAVKSPSSLVETMISNDIWTIVEKEQQALQKKWAGPDVPIIILPSNTNDKKLMRETKGKAGLAFSDKLILFIPETIAMNELKALFIHEYNHVCRIWHTKKDEKAFTLLDSIILEGLAEHAVLERLGEAFTSSWTKLYSKQKLETIWKEIILPERKLKKSHARHNQFLYGWKGLPKMAGYCAGYYLVQKYATSHNTAMIDLLEESAEVIAGLTVE
- a CDS encoding YjcZ family sporulation protein; protein product: MGYGCDPCGYGGYGGYGPQGGNCRRQGNGGGFALLVVLFILLIIIGASYVSNNNDNHHHHHKNDC
- a CDS encoding RAxF-45 family protein, whose protein sequence is MKKTVALTGVQLDTAMYFARVITFDFLENGIRMSIFTKPKNQSATD
- a CDS encoding GNAT family N-acetyltransferase, producing MKIRKLREEEKLPMNLLLLADPSVKKIKEYVKIGECFVAELEQRTVGAYVLLQTRNGNAELMNVAVAEDLQGKGIGKRLVLDAIQVAKNHRNTAIHVATGNSSIGQLALYQKCGFRIVGVDQDHFVIHYPDAIFENGIQCRDRIRLAMKLEEL
- a CDS encoding VOC family protein; this translates as MDYELDHIGIAVRSIEEALPFYLDVLKGSLEDRYTSDVPGVEVHVAVVQTNGQTIELLEPTNRNSPIARFIRQKGKGVHHVAYRVDDLDKAILDAGEKGIRFLEDTLRTNARGRRLIYLNPASTEGTLFELCSYPQD
- a CDS encoding GNAT family N-acetyltransferase; the encoded protein is MEIRMATEKETLEILSHWRAVLSEATAGYLETIQTRELTPLAPFFYHEFDYMVYVTEGIVRGWVGIGEIREVYMQESKGFISELYVLPEFRNQGIGRKLCLEAINKFNDAKYRSVQLNVFKGNDSRNLYEKLGFTEVSSLMELELDE